A single window of Granulicella cerasi DNA harbors:
- the gnd gene encoding phosphogluconate dehydrogenase (NAD(+)-dependent, decarboxylating), whose translation MSGVTHAKDREPMELGIIGLGKMGGNMAERLRRAGHTVIGFDFNADAVKKLSDAGSKGVSSLEELCKAFTGRKAIWIMVPAGEAVDKTIEGLKPFANKGDIFIDGGNSNYKDSQRRYAELQKQGYEFVDVGTSGGIWGITEGYSMMVGGDEPTVEYLKPIFETLAPAADKGWGRTGPAGAGHFVKMVHNGIEYGMMQAYAEGFAIFEAKKEFELDNAQIAEIWQYGSVVRSWLLDLTADALKKNPELDGIAPYVPDSGEGRWTVFEAIDLNVSAPVITESLIRRIRSREENNMTDRMLSVMRGAFGGHAVKKD comes from the coding sequence ATAAGTGGCGTCACACACGCAAAGGACAGAGAACCCATGGAACTTGGAATCATCGGTCTCGGCAAAATGGGCGGCAACATGGCAGAACGCCTCCGCCGCGCCGGGCACACGGTTATTGGTTTTGACTTCAACGCAGATGCGGTGAAGAAGCTTTCCGACGCTGGCTCGAAGGGCGTCTCCTCGCTCGAAGAGCTGTGCAAGGCTTTCACGGGTCGCAAGGCGATCTGGATCATGGTGCCGGCGGGTGAAGCCGTCGACAAGACCATCGAAGGTCTGAAGCCGTTCGCGAACAAGGGTGACATCTTCATCGATGGCGGCAACTCGAACTACAAGGATTCGCAGCGCCGCTATGCAGAGCTGCAGAAGCAGGGCTACGAGTTTGTCGACGTCGGCACCTCGGGCGGCATCTGGGGCATCACCGAGGGCTACTCGATGATGGTCGGCGGCGATGAGCCGACGGTCGAGTACTTGAAGCCGATCTTCGAGACTCTCGCACCGGCAGCTGACAAGGGCTGGGGCCGCACGGGCCCGGCTGGCGCTGGCCACTTCGTCAAGATGGTGCACAACGGCATCGAGTACGGCATGATGCAGGCGTACGCCGAGGGTTTCGCGATCTTCGAGGCGAAGAAGGAGTTCGAGCTCGACAACGCTCAGATTGCTGAGATCTGGCAGTACGGCTCGGTAGTCCGCTCCTGGCTGCTCGACCTCACCGCTGACGCGCTCAAGAAGAATCCTGAACTCGACGGCATCGCTCCCTACGTTCCGGACTCCGGCGAAGGCCGTTGGACCGTGTTCGAGGCGATCGACCTCAACGTATCCGCACCGGTAATCACCGAGTCGCTCATTCGCCGCATTCGTTCGCGCGAAGAGAACAACATGACCGACCGCATGTTGAGCGTCATGCGCGGGGCCTTCGGCGGACACGCAGTCAAGAAGGACTAA
- a CDS encoding oxidoreductase, whose amino-acid sequence MSTFETLTRNNSSQRGKTWFITGTSSGFGFLLAKYLISLGANVVATARRADVLEELEASAPAQVQRLALDVTKPAQIDAAVKDALARWGKIDVLVNNAGYGLTAAFEEAHEDEYRPMFETNVFGLIQMTQALLPHFRERRTGNILFLSSIGGLVGLPGWAFYNSTKFAIEGLGEALGAELEPLGIDVTIVEPGPFRTEFLGTSGKKSQKTIADYEQTAGKTRAYMEAQNGKQAGDPQKAVEAMVAAVSAPKSPRHLVLGALAYNRFQQKLTSFQDEMSQWKEVTFGADFPGVESANPYK is encoded by the coding sequence ATGAGCACTTTTGAAACACTCACTCGCAATAACTCCTCGCAGCGTGGCAAGACGTGGTTCATTACGGGCACCAGCTCGGGCTTCGGCTTCCTGCTGGCCAAATACCTCATCTCGCTGGGTGCGAACGTGGTAGCGACGGCGCGTCGCGCCGATGTGCTGGAAGAACTCGAAGCCAGCGCGCCCGCACAGGTGCAGCGTCTGGCTCTGGATGTGACCAAGCCCGCGCAGATCGACGCTGCTGTGAAGGACGCGCTCGCGCGCTGGGGCAAGATCGACGTGCTCGTGAACAACGCGGGCTACGGCTTGACCGCTGCTTTTGAAGAGGCGCACGAAGACGAGTACCGCCCGATGTTTGAGACGAACGTCTTCGGCCTCATCCAGATGACGCAGGCGTTGCTGCCGCACTTCCGCGAGCGCCGCACGGGCAACATTCTCTTCCTCTCGAGCATTGGCGGACTCGTCGGCCTGCCGGGATGGGCGTTCTACAACTCGACGAAGTTTGCGATTGAGGGTCTCGGCGAGGCGCTTGGTGCGGAGCTCGAGCCGTTGGGCATTGACGTGACGATCGTGGAGCCGGGACCGTTCCGCACGGAGTTCCTCGGCACCTCGGGCAAGAAGTCGCAGAAGACGATTGCCGACTACGAGCAGACCGCCGGCAAAACGCGCGCCTACATGGAAGCACAGAACGGCAAGCAGGCGGGCGATCCGCAGAAGGCTGTAGAGGCGATGGTCGCAGCGGTCTCTGCGCCCAAGTCACCGCGTCACCTGGTGCTCGGAGCGCTGGCCTACAACCGCTTCCAGCAGAAGCTCACATCCTTTCAGGACGAGATGTCGCAGTGGAAGGAAGTCACGTTCGGCGCAGACTTCCCCGGCGTCGAGTCGGCAAATCCATACAAATAG
- a CDS encoding YkgJ family cysteine cluster protein, whose product MNELFPIIDAALESAAERSGTWLACKPGCHQCCVGVFPVSPLDVESLREGLASLGEELRGTVLARAATSRERLRALGFPGNDETGELFTEEQHEEAFEEFANDEVCPALDPATGTCDVYAWRPVQCRTFGPPMRDEDDHLTVCELCFVNAPAEDVARCEMDQSWRDEEYALIEKAEERAAFPGPTVVAFALR is encoded by the coding sequence GTGAACGAACTCTTCCCCATCATCGACGCAGCGCTGGAGTCCGCTGCAGAACGCTCGGGCACATGGCTGGCCTGCAAGCCCGGCTGCCACCAGTGCTGCGTCGGCGTCTTCCCTGTCTCGCCGCTCGATGTGGAGAGCCTGCGCGAAGGGCTCGCCAGCCTCGGCGAAGAGCTGCGTGGGACCGTGCTCGCCCGCGCCGCCACCAGCCGCGAACGCCTGCGCGCGCTCGGCTTTCCCGGCAACGACGAGACCGGCGAACTCTTCACCGAGGAGCAACACGAAGAAGCCTTTGAAGAGTTCGCGAACGACGAGGTCTGCCCCGCGCTCGACCCCGCCACCGGCACCTGCGACGTCTACGCGTGGCGCCCGGTGCAGTGCCGCACCTTCGGTCCGCCCATGCGCGACGAGGACGATCACCTCACCGTCTGCGAGCTCTGCTTCGTAAACGCGCCTGCCGAGGACGTCGCTCGCTGCGAAATGGACCAGAGCTGGCGCGACGAAGAGTATGCGCTCATTGAAAAGGCCGAAGAACGCGCTGCGTTCCCCGGCCCCACCGTTGTCGCCTTCGCGCTCCGCTAG
- a CDS encoding DUF3536 domain-containing protein yields MPRNENNSLQTAAPQHYVCVHGHFYQPPRENPWLETVEIQESAAPYHDWNERITAECYAPNGASRIQNLQGQITRIVNNYSRMSFNFGATLLSWLEEYAPRTYRMILEADAASAERYSGHGSAMAQVYNHIILPLASERDARTQIRWGIADFEHRFGRKPEGMWLAETAVSRWVLDLMAQEGIKFTVLAPHQCARVRALDPSEIAAPRTNAQAAAEKQFKRRASGAVDATAEAAPKTAAKKNEIEWLETNDQSVDTTRPYRVKLDEGRSIDVFFYHGPNSRAIAFEGLLNSGEIFAKRLLTAIDPNQPADRPQLSHVATDGESYGHHHRHGEMALSYALHWIEENKLAIPTNYGEFLAKFPPHMEAEVVDESSWSCAHGVERWRSDCGCNGGKPWHQRWRAPLREALDLLRDQTAPLAEKLAKTLFKDVWAARDAYIEVVLDRSQASTERFFSEHATHELSAEERVTAYELMELERHTQLMYTSCGWFFDDISGIETVQIIAYAGRVIQLAEQLFGAAGKSLEAEFCAVLSKAESNVAEIGNGEEVYKRYVVGGRLDLEHVGAHYAISSMFRAYPDAGDLFCFDVYRRSFDVLASGRGRFAFGRATIKSRITEESEDVCFAVLHLGDQNLSAAVRRYDSAKDDGLWDAFAEAASEAIARANLPELIRLTDRFFGGSMYSLTSLFADEQHNIMKSILDTTMDEVEGSLTRIYEEHATLLHFLTESNMPVPPALALTAGFAVNASLRRALDADRYDTAEVSRLVRRAMIDKLALDAPGLAYAADRRMKRAMMALEQAEPAGTLSVLNETVATAESLRSLPMDINLWQAQNIWNDMLRRESASEWSVEWREGFRKLGHALNLSVDDLVVEHGVATF; encoded by the coding sequence ATGCCGCGTAACGAAAACAATTCGCTTCAGACTGCTGCACCGCAGCACTACGTCTGCGTCCACGGCCACTTCTACCAGCCGCCCCGCGAGAACCCCTGGCTCGAAACCGTTGAGATTCAGGAGTCCGCCGCGCCGTATCACGATTGGAACGAGCGCATCACGGCCGAGTGCTATGCGCCGAACGGTGCCTCGCGCATTCAGAACCTGCAGGGCCAGATCACGCGCATCGTCAACAACTACTCGCGCATGAGCTTCAACTTCGGCGCGACGCTGCTGAGCTGGCTCGAGGAGTACGCGCCGCGCACCTATCGCATGATTCTCGAGGCCGACGCCGCCAGCGCGGAGCGCTACAGCGGCCACGGCTCGGCGATGGCGCAGGTCTACAACCACATCATCCTGCCGCTCGCCAGCGAGCGCGACGCGCGCACACAGATCCGCTGGGGCATCGCCGACTTCGAGCATCGCTTCGGCCGCAAGCCTGAGGGCATGTGGCTGGCCGAGACGGCCGTGAGCCGTTGGGTGCTTGACCTGATGGCGCAGGAAGGCATCAAGTTCACCGTACTCGCGCCGCACCAGTGCGCACGCGTGCGTGCGTTGGACCCCAGCGAGATCGCCGCGCCGCGCACGAACGCGCAGGCTGCGGCGGAGAAGCAGTTCAAGCGCCGCGCCTCCGGTGCTGTGGATGCGACCGCAGAAGCTGCGCCGAAGACCGCTGCAAAGAAAAATGAAATTGAGTGGCTGGAGACGAACGATCAGTCGGTCGACACGACACGTCCGTATCGCGTGAAGCTTGATGAAGGCCGCTCGATTGACGTGTTTTTCTACCACGGCCCCAACTCGCGCGCGATCGCGTTTGAAGGCTTGCTGAACTCCGGCGAAATCTTCGCCAAGCGTCTGCTCACGGCGATTGATCCGAACCAGCCTGCCGATCGTCCGCAGCTTTCGCATGTGGCCACCGACGGCGAAAGCTACGGCCATCATCATCGCCACGGCGAGATGGCGTTGAGCTATGCGCTGCATTGGATCGAAGAAAACAAGCTGGCGATCCCGACGAACTACGGCGAGTTCCTCGCGAAATTTCCGCCGCACATGGAAGCCGAGGTTGTCGACGAAAGCTCGTGGAGCTGCGCGCATGGCGTGGAGCGTTGGCGTTCGGACTGCGGCTGTAATGGCGGCAAGCCGTGGCATCAGCGTTGGCGCGCGCCGTTGCGCGAGGCGCTCGACCTGCTGCGCGACCAGACCGCGCCGCTCGCTGAGAAGCTGGCGAAGACGCTCTTCAAGGACGTGTGGGCTGCGCGCGATGCCTACATCGAGGTCGTGCTCGACCGTTCGCAGGCTTCCACCGAGCGTTTCTTCTCCGAGCATGCCACGCATGAGTTGAGTGCGGAAGAGCGCGTGACCGCGTATGAACTGATGGAGCTCGAACGCCACACGCAGCTGATGTACACAAGCTGCGGCTGGTTCTTTGACGACATCTCGGGCATCGAGACGGTGCAGATCATCGCCTATGCAGGCCGCGTCATCCAGCTTGCGGAGCAGCTCTTCGGCGCAGCGGGCAAGAGCCTCGAGGCGGAGTTCTGCGCGGTGCTCAGCAAGGCGGAGTCGAACGTTGCGGAGATCGGCAACGGCGAGGAAGTGTACAAGCGCTACGTGGTCGGTGGTCGTCTCGACCTCGAGCATGTGGGCGCGCACTATGCGATCAGCTCGATGTTCCGTGCCTATCCCGATGCGGGCGATCTCTTCTGCTTCGACGTGTATCGTCGCTCGTTCGATGTGTTGGCGTCGGGCCGCGGACGCTTCGCGTTTGGCCGCGCCACCATCAAGTCGCGCATCACGGAAGAGAGCGAAGATGTCTGCTTTGCCGTGCTGCATCTCGGCGATCAGAACCTCTCCGCTGCGGTGCGTCGTTATGACTCCGCCAAGGACGATGGGTTGTGGGACGCGTTTGCCGAAGCGGCCTCCGAGGCTATCGCACGCGCGAACCTGCCGGAGCTGATCCGCCTGACGGACCGCTTCTTTGGCGGCTCGATGTACTCGCTCACGTCGCTCTTTGCGGACGAGCAGCACAACATCATGAAGAGCATCCTCGACACGACGATGGATGAGGTCGAGGGTTCGCTGACGCGCATCTACGAGGAGCACGCCACGCTGCTGCACTTCCTGACGGAGAGCAACATGCCGGTGCCTCCGGCGCTGGCGCTCACGGCGGGCTTTGCGGTGAACGCGTCGCTACGCCGCGCGCTGGATGCAGATCGCTATGACACCGCGGAGGTCTCGCGCCTCGTGCGTCGTGCCATGATCGACAAGCTCGCGCTCGATGCTCCGGGGTTGGCGTATGCGGCGGACCGTCGCATGAAGCGTGCGATGATGGCGCTCGAACAAGCCGAGCCTGCGGGCACGTTGTCGGTGTTGAACGAGACGGTCGCCACGGCAGAGAGCCTGCGCTCGCTGCCCATGGACATCAACCTCTGGCAGGCGCAGAACATCTGGAACGACATGCTGCGGCGCGAGAGCGCGAGCGAGTGGTCGGTGGAGTGGCGTGAGGGCTTCCGCAAGCTGGGTCACGCGCTGAACCTCAGCGTGGATGACCTGGTGGTCGAGCACGGCGTCGCAACGTTCTAG
- a CDS encoding ribosomal maturation YjgA family protein, protein MLARRLHAALAMLVVIAAGIAWRYAPLHLPRFAWKYGGSMLWAVAVYCLCVVLLPRASVRVVALIAAVLALAVELSRLIAWSPLDAFRHTLAGKLLLGAIFSPRNVVAYWLAIAIATLVDRQRRAQAHQNS, encoded by the coding sequence ATGCTCGCGCGTCGTTTGCATGCGGCATTGGCGATGTTGGTGGTGATCGCAGCAGGCATCGCGTGGCGTTACGCGCCCCTGCATCTGCCGCGGTTTGCGTGGAAGTATGGCGGCTCCATGCTGTGGGCGGTGGCGGTGTACTGCCTGTGCGTTGTCTTGCTGCCGCGGGCTTCCGTGCGCGTCGTTGCGCTGATCGCTGCAGTGCTCGCGCTTGCCGTGGAGCTGAGTCGGTTGATCGCGTGGTCGCCGCTCGATGCATTTCGCCATACATTAGCGGGCAAGTTGTTGCTGGGAGCGATCTTCTCACCGCGCAACGTTGTCGCGTATTGGTTGGCGATTGCGATTGCGACGCTGGTGGATCGTCAGCGCAGAGCGCAGGCTCATCAGAACTCCTGA
- a CDS encoding DNA-3-methyladenine glycosylase family protein → MPSPHTLRTKKPPYDTEAAVAALRAADPKLAKLMDKAGPFTMRISPRQSPFEALVEAIIYQQVHGKAAAAIHGRMLESFEPICGFGVHPSPEHLLECPTDQLRHAGLSHNKTLSLRDLAAKTLDGTVPTMAKIKKMSDEQIIEHLVQVRGIGKWTVEMFLMFRLGRPNVLPVGDYGVRKGFALTYLGLKPDVKVTPDLLATAEQIEKRAKKWGEWRSVASWYMWRACDVAAGKIVQPE, encoded by the coding sequence ATGCCTAGCCCCCATACGCTCCGCACGAAGAAGCCTCCTTATGACACGGAAGCGGCTGTGGCCGCGTTGCGCGCGGCGGATCCCAAGCTCGCCAAGCTGATGGACAAGGCAGGGCCGTTCACCATGCGGATTTCGCCGCGCCAGTCGCCATTTGAGGCGCTGGTGGAGGCGATCATTTACCAGCAGGTGCATGGCAAAGCCGCTGCGGCGATCCACGGACGCATGCTCGAAAGCTTTGAGCCGATCTGCGGCTTCGGCGTGCACCCCTCGCCCGAGCATCTGCTGGAGTGCCCGACCGATCAACTTCGCCACGCGGGGCTTTCGCACAACAAAACGCTTTCGCTGCGCGACCTCGCCGCGAAGACGCTCGACGGCACCGTGCCGACGATGGCGAAGATCAAAAAGATGAGCGACGAGCAGATCATCGAGCACCTGGTGCAGGTGCGCGGCATCGGCAAGTGGACCGTGGAGATGTTTCTGATGTTCCGACTGGGTCGCCCGAACGTGCTGCCCGTTGGCGACTACGGCGTGCGCAAGGGCTTCGCGCTGACGTACCTCGGCCTGAAGCCCGACGTGAAGGTGACGCCGGACCTGCTCGCAACCGCGGAGCAGATTGAGAAGCGCGCAAAGAAGTGGGGCGAGTGGCGCTCGGTCGCAAGCTGGTACATGTGGCGCGCCTGCGATGTTGCCGCCGGCAAGATCGTGCAGCCGGAGTAG
- a CDS encoding TlpA disulfide reductase family protein, producing MKLFLRPVVAVLLLLAPCALPAQTDTAYASDPAFQKALQEARLQEKQHQYSFALDQYKKASKVAGGKCMACLQKIVMIDEGLHDWKPALAAILQEEALASTPIERSLAYAEHANILIGQAGDKPKPEPLKQAHALYQQAIEAYPHNISAQFQDGKVLTMMGDNEHAKLAFADCAKNCSPKDPSRVRAQHFAENPELSLHKMAPAFEVTALDGTRFNPDTMRGRVVLIDFWATWCGPCNAALPELKQIAKKFKDEPLTIISVSWDKDEKAWKEFIGRNEMTWTQYRDADHKLSDRFEVQSIPHYFTIDSDGVLTAEMVGSDSNVESKIKKLIAKAKEAQKLQPQVAQNER from the coding sequence GTGAAACTCTTTCTGCGCCCCGTTGTCGCTGTTCTTCTGTTGCTTGCGCCGTGCGCCCTGCCTGCGCAGACCGACACCGCCTATGCCAGCGACCCGGCCTTTCAGAAAGCGCTGCAGGAGGCGCGGCTGCAGGAAAAGCAGCACCAGTACTCCTTCGCGCTGGACCAGTACAAAAAGGCCAGCAAGGTGGCCGGTGGCAAGTGCATGGCCTGCCTGCAGAAGATCGTGATGATCGACGAAGGACTCCACGATTGGAAGCCGGCGCTGGCGGCGATTCTGCAGGAGGAAGCGCTGGCCTCGACCCCGATCGAGCGGTCGCTGGCCTACGCCGAGCACGCGAACATCCTCATCGGGCAGGCCGGCGACAAGCCGAAGCCCGAGCCGCTGAAGCAGGCGCATGCGCTTTACCAGCAGGCCATCGAGGCTTATCCGCACAACATCTCCGCGCAGTTTCAGGACGGCAAGGTGCTGACCATGATGGGCGACAATGAGCACGCCAAACTGGCCTTCGCCGATTGCGCCAAAAACTGCAGTCCGAAGGACCCGTCGCGCGTCCGCGCCCAGCATTTTGCCGAAAACCCCGAGCTTTCGCTGCACAAGATGGCGCCGGCCTTCGAGGTCACCGCGCTCGACGGCACACGCTTCAACCCGGACACGATGCGCGGCCGCGTGGTGCTGATCGATTTCTGGGCCACGTGGTGCGGCCCCTGCAACGCCGCGCTGCCGGAGCTGAAGCAGATCGCAAAGAAGTTCAAGGACGAGCCGCTGACGATCATCAGCGTGAGCTGGGACAAGGACGAAAAGGCGTGGAAGGAGTTCATCGGCCGCAACGAGATGACCTGGACACAGTACCGCGACGCCGACCACAAGCTTTCCGATCGCTTCGAGGTGCAGTCGATCCCGCACTACTTCACCATCGACTCCGACGGCGTGCTGACGGCGGAGATGGTCGGTTCGGATTCGAACGTCGAGTCGAAGATCAAGAAGCTGATTGCGAAGGCGAAGGAAGCGCAAAAGCTGCAGCCCCAAGTCGCTCAAAATGAGCGGTAG
- a CDS encoding DEAD/DEAH box helicase, with protein sequence MSTLTLDSILNPKPLEVARTITQDQASAVVFNDFKLSDSLKKRLADANYVTPTPVQAGAIPPALEGEDILATASTGTGKTLSFLVPMIERLEDISKPSTKSHKEPILALILLPTRELAMQVLENFHKLCPTTKNDSVLVVGGLSENGQLDELKRGPRVVVATPGRLEDFLRRKAIRLDEVDMLVLDEVDRMLDMGFLPAIRRIVGALPKDRQTMCYSATLDANIREIVKEYVTKPVRVEIGNTSKPSDRVELRAYIVMQDQKLSQLDKMLAEEEGTFIVFARTKHGSDRVARKLEKLGHSAEVIHGDRSQAQRSQALKRFADGRARILVATDVAARGIDISHIAHVVNYDLPNGSDDFVHRIGRTGRAGAKGVATTFVTPLEKGDGRKLERELKIQFQWREADKNLAKEERNAPLDLASADLLSLETRSWKSESGESAPAPHAQHRGPKSSKGPHSGGGRPHAGHSRGGRPGAGSANGSSRSGNGGGRPGGNRRRRS encoded by the coding sequence TTGTCTACACTTACGCTTGATTCCATCCTCAACCCCAAGCCGCTCGAAGTGGCACGCACCATTACGCAGGACCAGGCTTCGGCAGTCGTTTTCAACGACTTCAAGCTCTCCGATTCGCTGAAGAAGCGCCTCGCAGACGCAAACTACGTGACCCCCACGCCGGTGCAGGCTGGCGCGATTCCTCCCGCGCTCGAAGGCGAAGACATTCTCGCCACCGCATCGACCGGAACGGGTAAGACCCTCAGCTTCCTGGTGCCGATGATCGAGCGCCTCGAAGACATCTCGAAGCCCTCCACGAAGTCGCACAAGGAGCCGATTCTCGCGCTCATCCTGCTGCCGACGCGTGAGCTCGCAATGCAGGTGCTCGAGAACTTCCACAAGCTTTGCCCGACGACGAAGAACGACTCCGTGCTCGTCGTAGGCGGTCTCAGCGAAAACGGTCAGCTCGACGAGCTGAAGCGCGGCCCGCGTGTGGTCGTCGCTACCCCGGGACGCCTCGAAGACTTCCTCCGCCGCAAGGCCATCCGCCTCGATGAGGTCGACATGCTCGTCCTCGACGAAGTGGACCGCATGTTGGACATGGGCTTCCTGCCGGCCATCCGCCGCATCGTCGGCGCGCTGCCCAAGGACCGCCAGACCATGTGCTACTCCGCTACGCTCGATGCGAACATTCGCGAGATCGTGAAGGAGTACGTCACCAAGCCCGTCCGCGTGGAGATCGGCAACACCTCGAAGCCGAGCGACCGCGTGGAGCTGCGTGCGTACATCGTCATGCAGGACCAGAAGCTTTCGCAGCTCGACAAGATGCTCGCTGAAGAAGAGGGCACGTTCATCGTCTTCGCGCGCACCAAGCATGGCTCGGACCGCGTCGCTCGCAAGCTGGAAAAGCTCGGCCACTCGGCTGAAGTGATCCACGGCGACCGCTCGCAGGCGCAGCGTTCGCAGGCCCTGAAGCGCTTCGCCGATGGCCGCGCCCGCATCCTCGTCGCTACCGACGTGGCTGCACGTGGCATCGACATCTCGCACATCGCGCACGTCGTGAACTACGACCTGCCGAACGGTTCGGACGACTTCGTTCACCGCATTGGCCGTACCGGCCGCGCGGGCGCGAAGGGTGTTGCGACCACGTTCGTCACGCCGCTCGAAAAGGGCGACGGTCGTAAGCTCGAGCGCGAACTGAAGATCCAGTTCCAGTGGCGCGAAGCCGACAAGAACCTCGCGAAGGAAGAGCGTAACGCTCCTCTGGACCTCGCTTCTGCTGACCTGCTCTCGCTCGAGACGCGCTCGTGGAAGAGCGAGTCCGGCGAATCGGCACCAGCGCCGCATGCCCAGCACCGCGGACCGAAGTCGTCCAAGGGCCCGCACTCCGGCGGTGGCCGTCCTCACGCGGGCCACTCGCGTGGCGGCCGTCCGGGCGCAGGTTCGGCTAACGGCAGCAGCCGCAGCGGCAACGGTGGCGGACGCCCCGGTGGCAACCGCCGTCGCCGCAGCTAA
- a CDS encoding glycosyltransferase family 2 protein, whose protein sequence is MQSSLQDVCAVVVSYHPDDAVLQNLALLRQQVETIVVVDNGSTAEEVAMLRERAPGNFHLIENTQNLGIATALNQGVRYAQAQKAQWVFLFDQDSSVTEGFVEQMLCFAQETPFAQKLAITVPRYFDSRYGHVLTPPGESDGTLDAATTSGSLTPMWVFEQAGLFADELFIDGVDYEYSLRVRERGWVIAECMNAVLMHSPGTPTYHSFLGRKVQAANYSPIRRYYQERNKIWVTRRYWKRFLPFMLGQFAISAKDLLKMALFEPDRGKKIRFFFRGVGHGLRGKTGAYNAR, encoded by the coding sequence ATGCAATCTTCGCTTCAAGACGTCTGCGCAGTCGTTGTTTCGTACCATCCCGATGATGCTGTGCTGCAAAACCTCGCGTTGCTGCGGCAACAGGTAGAGACCATCGTCGTTGTCGATAACGGCTCGACAGCAGAGGAAGTGGCGATGCTGCGCGAGCGCGCCCCAGGCAACTTCCATCTCATCGAGAACACGCAGAACCTCGGCATCGCCACGGCGTTGAACCAGGGCGTTCGCTACGCGCAGGCGCAGAAGGCCCAGTGGGTCTTCCTCTTCGATCAGGACAGCTCGGTCACCGAAGGCTTTGTCGAGCAGATGCTCTGCTTCGCGCAGGAGACACCCTTTGCGCAGAAGCTCGCGATCACCGTGCCGCGCTACTTCGACAGCCGTTACGGCCATGTGCTGACGCCCCCGGGCGAGAGCGACGGTACGCTCGACGCAGCAACGACCTCCGGCAGCTTGACGCCGATGTGGGTCTTCGAGCAGGCAGGGCTATTTGCAGACGAGCTCTTCATCGACGGCGTGGACTATGAGTACAGCCTGCGCGTGCGGGAGCGCGGCTGGGTCATCGCCGAGTGCATGAACGCCGTGCTGATGCACTCGCCCGGCACGCCGACGTATCACTCGTTCCTCGGTCGTAAGGTGCAGGCGGCCAACTACTCGCCAATCCGCCGCTACTACCAGGAACGCAACAAGATCTGGGTCACGCGGCGCTATTGGAAGCGGTTTCTGCCGTTCATGCTGGGGCAGTTTGCCATCAGCGCGAAGGACCTTTTGAAGATGGCGCTCTTCGAGCCGGACCGCGGCAAGAAGATCCGATTCTTCTTCCGTGGCGTGGGCCACGGGCTGCGCGGCAAAACAGGTGCATACAACGCCAGGTAA